A region from the Citrobacter koseri ATCC BAA-895 genome encodes:
- a CDS encoding carboxylate/amino acid/amine transporter produces the protein MGSTRRGMLNVLIAAVLWGSSGVCAQYIMEQSQMSSQFLTMTRLIFAGLILLMLSFVHGDKVFSIFKNRQDALSLLFFSIMGALTVQLTFLLTIEKSNAATATVLQFLSPTIIVAWFSLVRKARPGILVLTAILTSLIGTFLLVTHGNPTSLSISPAALFWGIASAFAAAFYTTWPSTLIARYGTLPVVGWSMLIGGVILLPFYAGQGTDFVVSGSLILAFFYLVVIGTSLTFSLYLKGAQMIGGPKASILSCAEPLSSALLSLLLLGISFTLPDWLGTLLILSSVVLISMDSRRRARAA, from the coding sequence ATGGGGTCCACCAGAAGAGGGATGCTGAACGTCCTGATTGCCGCCGTATTATGGGGAAGTTCAGGGGTTTGCGCGCAGTACATTATGGAACAAAGCCAGATGTCGTCGCAGTTTCTGACCATGACGCGTCTGATATTCGCCGGGTTGATTCTGCTGATGCTCTCGTTTGTTCACGGCGACAAAGTATTTTCCATTTTCAAAAACCGCCAGGACGCCCTAAGCCTGCTGTTCTTTTCCATCATGGGGGCGCTTACCGTACAGCTCACCTTCCTGCTCACCATTGAGAAATCCAATGCCGCCACCGCAACGGTGCTGCAATTTTTATCGCCGACGATTATCGTGGCGTGGTTCTCGCTGGTACGGAAAGCACGCCCCGGCATTCTGGTGCTGACGGCCATTCTCACCTCTCTTATTGGCACCTTTTTGCTGGTAACGCACGGTAATCCGACATCGCTGTCTATCTCGCCTGCCGCACTGTTCTGGGGGATTGCCTCCGCGTTTGCCGCAGCGTTTTATACGACCTGGCCCTCTACGCTGATCGCGCGTTACGGCACGCTTCCTGTCGTTGGCTGGAGCATGTTGATCGGCGGCGTGATATTGCTGCCCTTCTATGCCGGGCAGGGAACGGATTTTGTGGTCAGCGGCAGCCTGATTCTGGCGTTTTTCTATCTGGTGGTCATCGGCACATCGCTGACTTTCAGCCTGTATCTGAAAGGGGCGCAAATGATTGGCGGGCCGAAAGCGAGCATTCTGAGCTGCGCGGAACCGCTAAGCAGCGCGTTGTTATCGCTGCTGTTGCTGGGCATCAGCTTCACCCTGCCGGACTGGCTTGGTACATTGCTGATCCTCTCGTCGGTGGTGCTGATTTCAATGGATTCCCGCCGTCGCGCCCGGGCGGCATAA
- a CDS encoding fimbrial biogenesis chaperone translates to MAKRLKYVLNHFLILLLLPSSAMSATYINYTRVIINEKARETSFTIYNEGLKPVLLQLWTEKDNIFDRPEEIKTPFIILPPIFRLEGKTSRAVRVQFTGDQHTLPADRESLFWLNTLEVPPVADSKAEKGALQVAFRTRVKLFWRPTALAAITLEESIKELHISLSDCGGKRCLLVKNNSPLYVTLMDLTLNDGTEIKQLPDDGLWAPLSTKTVVLPKNTKGEGTVKTLSWIDDYGVVNTYNY, encoded by the coding sequence ATGGCGAAACGGCTAAAATATGTTCTGAACCACTTCCTGATTTTACTTTTATTGCCGTCATCGGCTATGTCGGCAACGTATATTAATTACACGCGAGTGATAATTAATGAAAAGGCGCGCGAAACATCATTTACTATTTACAATGAAGGGCTGAAACCCGTTTTATTGCAGTTGTGGACTGAAAAAGACAATATTTTTGATCGTCCCGAGGAGATTAAAACACCGTTTATCATTTTACCTCCGATTTTTCGGCTTGAAGGAAAAACATCCCGGGCGGTGCGGGTACAGTTTACTGGCGACCAGCATACATTACCTGCTGACAGAGAGTCTTTATTCTGGCTGAACACGCTGGAAGTCCCTCCTGTGGCTGATAGTAAAGCGGAGAAGGGCGCGCTACAGGTCGCTTTTCGTACTCGGGTGAAGTTATTCTGGCGGCCCACTGCACTGGCAGCAATCACCCTTGAGGAAAGTATAAAAGAATTACACATCTCTTTATCTGATTGTGGAGGAAAACGCTGCCTGTTAGTAAAGAATAACTCACCTTTGTACGTAACATTAATGGATCTTACGTTGAATGACGGTACAGAAATAAAGCAATTACCTGATGATGGTCTTTGGGCACCATTGTCAACTAAAACGGTTGTTTTACCCAAAAACACAAAAGGGGAGGGCACAGTCAAAACACTCTCATGGATTGATGATTATGGCGTGGTCAATACCTATAACTACTAA